In Triticum urartu cultivar G1812 chromosome 6, Tu2.1, whole genome shotgun sequence, the following proteins share a genomic window:
- the LOC125512197 gene encoding disease resistance protein Pik-2-like → MEATGVSLGKAALGGALGYATSKAAEEIALQLGVERDVNFIRDELQMMQSFLMTADEEQSQNKVLTTWVKQIGVLAYKVEDSLMDFGLHSEKKPFLGCIPRNPGERRRIAKEVKELRAEVEDVSNRNLRYRLIKDSSSYKSTVAEEQASIATAAMFAAVEHDSSSKVDLHQLITSNNVELRVIAMWGTSGDLGKTSAIQEVYDDPKVLKRFGFCAWIRLMHPFNPQEFLHSLVRQFYENSHDDSGKADQETSIGANVLVKMENMDQRDLVRVFNALLCSNSYLIVIDDLSTIVEWHSIKKYFPDNKKQSRIVVSTQQAEIASLCTEKPYQVSEFKQLSCDQTIYLFHKKNSVGQVNMGTVSVAMVDNNDEAKAATVEEKLKVKRASCSAEPISYSNKVTTSETNTTLPSDEIQEEDQEPNIAGEDKICNSPARKKYDRSRTLALALADEFLCGRETEKFFLIKLVGQPDNKCCTVISVWGMGGLGKTSLVRSIYRSQELGGWKRAWATALRPFKPEVLLRDLALQLQNTIQEDPVGATTGAQKKSISVMNLQELKEELARVLKMKRCLVVLDDILSTSEWELVKSCLYNAGRIIVTTRENGIAKHCSVEDKNRYHLGGLKEDAALDLLKKKVFKDNSEKTDLVPAMMEQARLILQKCDGLPLAISTIGGFLATKPKNAIEWKKMSDGINTELEINSELRTIKTILMRSYDGLPYHLKSAFLYLSIFQEDQRIRWGRLVRRWTAEGYSRDMHGMIAIELCRRYFDELLDRSMILPGEGTDRYSQKINSCQLHDMIREICISKAREENLVLTLEEGCCLSDTQGAIRHLVIGSNWKRDKDVLESKLDLSHVRSLTVFGEWRSFFISDNMRFVRVLDLEDTLGLRDHHLDQIGQLRHLKYLSLRGCCRILCLPNSFQNLRHLETLDVRGTHISELPTTITNLRKLQHLRADCDWDREHGVVLPKGIGKLKALHSLGFFDVSGRNENATIKEFGELTQLRKLKVGGLSCRNISELWSAIAGHNQLQSLSVKISNSGKDLLDGCLGEDLLPPSSLESLALHGKLVNVTKWIHTLQNLSKLVLRFSRLEQDDAIQVIGVLPNIVVLRLQSDSFRGTQLHFQRSSLPSLMVLDLCCSENLQSVLFEEDTMPKLELLHIGVCRKLKDISGLPALKSLKEIQLPNAGTWYNSKIFEVQREAVERQVAEHVRVTEY, encoded by the exons ATGGAGGCGACGGGGGTGAGCTTGGGGAAGGCCGCGCTGGGCGGTGCACTGGGCTATGCCACGTCCAAGGCGGCGGAGGAAATCGCGCTGCAGCTCGGTGTCGAGCGCGATGTGAACTTCATCAGGGACGAGCTGCAGATGATGCAGTCGTTCCTGATGACGGCTGACGAGGAGCAGAGCCAGAACAAGGTGCTCACCACCTGGGTGAAACAGATTGGGGTCCTGGCCTACAAAGTAGAGGACAGCCTCATGGATTTTGGCCTTCATTCGGAGAAAAAACCATTTTTGGGGTGCATCCCCCGCAACCCAGGTGAGCGACGCCGCATCGCCAAGGAGGTGAAGGAGCTGAGGGCCGAGGTGGAGGACGTGAGTAACAGGAACCTGCGCTATCGCCTCATCAAGGATAGCTCCAGCTACAAGTCTACCGTGGCAGAGGAGCAGGCCAGCATTGCCACTGCAGCGATGTTTGCTGCTGTGGAACATGATTCATCATCAAAAGTGGACCTCCACCAGTTGATTACCAGCAATAACGTGGAACTTAGGGTGATCGCCATGTGGGGAACTAGCGGTGATCTTGGGAAGACGTCCGCCATCCAGGAGGTTTATGATGATCCAAAGGTATTGAAAAGGTTTGGATTCTGTGCTTGGATTAGGTTGATGCATCCCTTCAATCCACAAGAGTTCCTCCACAGCTTGGTAAGGCAATTTTATGAAAATTCACATGATGACTCTGGAAAGGCAGACCAAGAAACAAGCATCGGCGCTAATGTTCTTGTCAAGATGGAGAACATGGATCAAAGGGATTTAGTGCGTGTGTTTAATGCGCTGTTGTGTAGCAATAGCTACCTGATTGTAATTGATGACCTATCCACAATAGTGGAGTGGCATAGCATTAAGAAATACTTCCCCGACAACAAGAAACAAAGTAGAATTGTTGTTTCCACGCAGCAAGCTGAAATTGCAAGCTTGTGCACAGAGAAACCGTACCAAGTTTCAGAGTTCAAGCAGTTGTCCTGTGATCAAACTATTTATTTGTTCCACAAGAAG AATTCAGTGGGACAGGTTAACATGGGCACTGTTAGTGTAGCAATGGTGGACAACAATGATGAAGCAAAGGCTGCTACTGTGGAGGAGAAACTGAAG GTTAAGCGAGCATCATGTTCCGCCGAGCCAATTTCCTACAGCAACAAAGTTACTACAAGTGAGACAAACACAACATTGCCCAGCGATGAAATACAGGAGGAAGACCAAGAACCTAACATTGCAGGTGAAGACAAAATTTGTAATTCACCTGCTAGAAAGAAGTATGATCGCAGTAGGACACTGGCACTGGCACTTGCTGATGAATTCCTCTGTGGGCGAGAAACAGAGAAATTTTTTCTTATCAAATTAGTTGGCCAGCCAGACAACAAGTGTTGTACGGTGATCTCAGTTTGGGGAATGGGAGGTCTTGGGAAAACCTCTCTTGTTCGAAGCATCTACCGGAGCCAAGAACTTGGTGGCTGGAAGCGTGCTTGGGCCACTGCATTGCGTCCTTTTAAGCCAGAAGTACTTCTTAGAGATTTGGCTTTGCAGCTTCAGAATACTATCCAAGAAGATCCGGTTGGAGCAACAACTGGGGCACAGAAGAAAAGCATATCAGTGATGAATCTTCAAGAGTTGAAGGAGGAACTAGCTCGGGTACTAAAAATGAAAAGGTGCcttgttgttcttgatgatatATTGTCCACCTCTGAGTGGGAGTTGGTCAAATCGTGTTTGTATAATGCTGGAAGGATCATAGTCACCACAAGAGAAAACGGTATTGCCAAACATTGTTCAGTAGAGGACAAGAACAGGTACCATCTTGGTGGTCTGAAAGAGGATGCTGCACTTGACCTCTTAAAAAAGAAG GTATTCAAGGACAATAGTGAAAAAACAGATTTAGTCCCAGCTATGATGGAGCAAGCAAGACTTATCCTGCAGAAATGTGATGGACTTCCTCTTGCAATATCCACTATCGGTGGATTCCTAGCCACTAAACCAAAAAATGCTATTGAATGGAAGAAGATGAGTGATGGTATTAACACTGAATTGGAGATAAATTCTGAACTTAGGACAATAAAGACAATTCTTATGAGGAGCTACGATGGTTTGCCATACCATCTGAAGTCTGCTTTCTTATACTTATCTATATTTCAAGAAGACCAGAGAATTAGGTGGGGTCGCTTGGTGAGGCGGTGGACTGCAGAGGGTTATTCAAGGGATATGCATGGCATGATTGCAATTGAACTTTGTCGGAGGTACTTTGATGAGCTCTTGGATAGGAGTATGATCCTGCCAGGTGAAGGGACAGACCGATACAGTCAGAAAATCAATTCTTGCCAACTTCATGATATGATCCGTGAAATATGCATATCAAAGGCTAGGGAGGAAAACCTTGTTTTGACGCTGGAGGAAGGATGTTGTTTGAGTGACACACAAGGTGCAATACGCCATCTTGTCATTGGCAGCAACTGGAAAAGGGATAAAGATGTGCTGGAGAGCAAGCTAGACTTGTCACATGTACGGTCATTGACTGTGTTTGGAGAGTGGAGATCATTTTTCATCTCCGACAATATGAGGTTTGTGCGAGTGCTTGACTTAGAGGACACACTAGGGTTAAGAGATCATCATCTTGATCAAATTGGGCAGCTCCGTCACCTCAAGTACCTTTCTCTTCGAGGATGTTGCAGGATTTTATGCCTGCCTAATTCCTTCCAGAATTTGAGGCACCTCGAAACACTGGATGTTAGAGGTACACATATATCTGAGTTGCCAACAACAATCACCAATCTTCGGAAGCTACAGCACCTTCGGGCAGATTGTGATTGGGACCGTGAACATGGCGTTGTACTTCCTAAAGGGATTGGTAAATTGAAGGCCCTTCACTCACTAGGTTTCTTTGATGTTTCCGGGAGAAATGAAAATGCCACTATAAAAGAGTTTGGAGAGCTTACTCAGCTGCGAAAGCTTAAAGTGGGTGGTCTGAGCTGCAGAAACATCAGTGAGTTATGGTCTGCCATTGCTGGTCATAATCAACTTCAATCTTTGTCAGTTAAAATAAGTAACTCGGGTAAAGATTTGTTAGATGGCTGTTTGGGTGAAGATTTGTTGCCACCAAGCAGCCTCGAGAGCCTCGCTCTGCATGGCAAGCTGGTCAATGTAACAAAATGGATCCATACGCTTCAGAATCTCTCCAAGTTGGTGCTAAGGTTTAGCAGATTGGAGCAAGATGATGCCATACAAGTCATCGGGGTGCTACCAAATATAGTGGTACTACGCCTGCAGTCTGACTCGTTCAGGGGGACACAGCTCCATTTCCAGAGGTCATCTCTCCCTAGCCTCATGGTGCTGGATCTCTGTTGCTCAGAGAACCTCCAGTCGGTGCTGTTTGAAGAAGACACGATGCCCAAGCTTGAGCTGCTACATATTGGTGTGTGCCGGAAGCTGAAGGACATCTCCGGGCTGCCAGCCCTCAAAAGCCTCAAAGAAATTCAGTTGCCTAATGCTGGTACCTGGTATAACAGTAAAATATTTGAGGTGCAGAGGGAAGCGGTGGAGAGGCAGGTAGCGGAGCACGTGAGAGTGACTGAGTATTAA
- the LOC125513795 gene encoding DExH-box ATP-dependent RNA helicase DExH12 — protein MANLGGGAEAHARFKQYEYRANSSLVLTTDSRPRDTHEPTGEPETLWGRIDKRSFGDRAVQAKPPELEDRLTKSRKKKERDAAASAGDADADQPRKRRRRSSAAQREESVLSLADDVVYKPQTKETRAAYEAMLSVIQQQFGGQPLDVLGGAADEVLAVLKNDKIKNPDKKKEIEKLLNPISSAMFDQFVSIGKLITDFHDASDPAAAPSGDGGDATMDDDIGVAVEFEEDEDDEESDFDQVQDDLDDDDDDVAELNRPGGMQMGGELDDDDMQNSNEGLNINVQDIDAYWLQRKITQAYEDIDPQQSQKLAEEILKIIAVGDDRDVENRLVMELDYEKFDLIKLVLRNRFKIVWCTRLARAEDQEERKKIEEEMMDNPSLAPILEQLHATRASAKERQKNLEKSIRDEAKRLLNNDSAGADGPRERRAVERDTESGWLKGQRQLLDLDSLSFHQGGLLMANKKCELPEGSFRTPHKGYEEVHVPALKPRPYGTGEKIVKISDIPGWAQPAFAGMQQLNRVQSKVYDTALFKPDNILLCAPTGAGKTNVAVLTILHQIGLHMKDGEFDNSKYKIVYVAPMKALVAEVVGNLSARLKDFNVNVRELSGDQNLTKQQIDDTQIIVTTPEKWDIVTRKSGDRTYTQMVKLLIIDEIHLLHDNRGPVLESIVSRTVRQIETTKEHIRLVGLSATLPNYEDVAVFLRVRSEGLFHFDNSYRPCPLAQQYIGITVRKPLQRFQLMNEICYEKVMASAGKHQVLIFVHSRKETSKTARAIRDTALANDTLTRFLKDESASQEILGSHTDIVKSSDLKDLLPYGFAIHHAGMARVDRELVEELFADKHIQVLVSTATLAWGVNLPAHTVIIKGTQIYNPEKGAWTELSPLDVMQMLGRAGRPQYDTHGEGIILTGHSELQYYLSLMNQQLPIESQFVSKLADQLNAEIVLGTIQNAREACSWLGYTYLYIRMLRNPTLYGLPADIMETDKTLDERRADLVHSAANLLDRNNLIKYDRKTGYFQVTDLGRIASYYYISHGTISTYNEYLKPTMGDIELCRLFSLSEEFKYVSVRQDEKMELAKLLDRVPIPVKESLEEPSAKINVLLQAYISRLKLEGLSLGSDMVYIRQSAGRLLRALFEIVLKRGWAQLAEKALNLCKMIDKQMWSVQTPLRQFPGIPKEILMKLEKKELAWERYYDLSSQEIGELIRFQKMGKQLHRCIHQLPKLNLSAHVQPITRTVLGFELTITPDFLWDDKVHGYVEPFWVIVEDNDGEYILHHEYFMLKKQYVDEDHTLHFTVPIYEPLPPQYFIRVVSDKWLGSQTILPVCFRHLILPEKYAPPTELLDLQPLPVTALRNARYEGLYSAFKHFNPIQTQVFTVLYNSDDSVLVAAPTGSGKTICAEFAILRNHQKAVSGETNMRVVYIAPIEALAKERYRDWSKKFGEFARVVELTGETAADLKLLDKGEIIISTPEKWDALSRRWKQRKPVQQVSLFIVDELHLIGSEKGHVLEIVVSRMRRISSHIGSNIRIVALSASLGNAKDLGEWIGATAHGLFNFPPAVRPVPLEIHIQGVDIANFEARMQAMAKPTYTAITQHAKSGKPALVFVPTRKHARLTALDLCAYSSAEGGGTPFLLGSQDEMDTFIGGVNEETLKNTLRCGVGYLHEGLSDLDQELVTQLFLGGRIQVCVASSTMCWGRSLPAHLVVVMGTQYYDGRESAHTDYPITDLLQMMGHASRPLQDNSGKCVILCHAPRKEYYKKFLFEAFPVESHLHHFLHDHMNAEVVVGVVENKQDAVDYLTWTFMYRRLNKNPNYYNLQGVSHRHLSDHLSELIETVLNDLESSKCVAVEEDMYLKPLNLGLIAAYYYISYTTIERFSSMLTQKTKMKGLLEILASASEYAELPSRPGEEEYIERLVRHQRFSIDKPKYGDPHVKANALLQSHFARHTVVGNLAADQREILLSAHRLLLAMVDVISSSGWLTLALNAMELSQMVTQGMWDRDSVLLQLPHFTRDLARRCQENEAKPIESIFDLAEMSIDEMRDLLQLSNSELQDVVQFFKRFPNVDMTYEVREGDDIRAGDNVTLQVTLERDMTNLPNSEVGPVHAPRFPKTKEEGWWLVVGDSSTKQLLAIKRVTLQKRARVKLEFTAAAEPGSKDYMIYLMSDSYLGCDQEYEFTVDIKEAGGD, from the exons ATGGCGAACCTGGGAGGCGGCGCGGAGGCGCACGCGCGGTTCAAGCAGTACGAGTACCGCGCCAACTCGAGCCTGGTGCTCACCACCGACTCGCGGCCGCGGGACACGCACGAGCCCACGGGCGAGCCCGAGACGCTCTGGGGCCGGATCGACAAGAGGAGCTTCGGCGACCGCGCCGTGCAGGCCAAGCCCCCCGAGCTCGAGGACCGCCTCACCAAGTCCCGCAAGAAGAAGGAGCGCGACGCCGCCGCCTCTGCCGGCGACGCCGACGCCGACCAGCCCCGCAAGCGCAGGcgccgctcctccgccgcccagCGCGAGGAGAGCGTGCTCTCCCTTGCGGACGATGTCGTCTACAAGCCCCAGACCAAGGAGACGCGCGCCGCCTACGAGGCCATGCTCAGCGTCATCCAGCAGCAGTTCGGCGGCCAGCCGCTCGACGTGCTTGGCGGCGCTGCTGACGAGGTGCTCGCCGTCCTCAAGAATGACAAGATCAAGAACCCTGACAAGAAGAAGGAGATCGAGAAGCTCCTCAACCCCATCTCCAGCGCCATGTTCGACCAGTTTGTCTCCATCGGGAAGCTCATCACAGATTTCCATGATGCCAGCGACCCTGCTGCTGCTCCTTCTGGTGATGGCGGGGACGCCACCATGGatgatgatattggagttgctgTCGAGTTCGAggaggatgaagatgatgaggaAAGTGATTTTGATCAG GTGCAAGATGACTtggatgacgacgatgatgatgtGGCTGAGTTGAACCGTCCTGGAGGTATGCAGATGGGCGGAGAGTTGGATGACGATGATATGCAGAACTCCAATGAGGGCCTGAACATAAATGTGCAGGACATTGATGCTTACTGGCTGCAGAGGAAGATAACACAAGCATACGAAGATATTGATCCCCAGCAGAGCCAGAAGCTTGCCGAGGAGATATTGAAGATAATTGCTGTGGGTGACGACAGAGATGTTGAGAATCGCCTTGTCATGGAGTTGGACTATGAGAAATTCGATCTCATTAAACTGGTACTGCGCAACCGGTTCAAGATAGTCTGGTGTACCCGCTTAGCCAGGGCTGAAGATCAGGAAGAGCGGAAGAAGATAGAGGAAGAGATGATGGATAACCCAAGCTTAGCCCCAATATTGGAGCAGCTACATGCAACTAGAGCCTCTGCAAAGGAGAGGCAGAAGAATCTGGAGAAAAGTATCAGGGATGAGGCCAAGAGGCTTCTTAACAATGACAGTGCTGGCGCTGATGGTCCAAGGGAGCGTCGGGCAGTTGAGCGGGATACGGAGAGTGGATGGCTAAAGGGCCAGAGGCAGCTGCTTGATCTTGATAGCCTCTCCTTCCACCAAGGTGGTCTCTTGATGGCCAACAAGAAATGTGAACTTCCCGAGGGATCATTTAGAACCCCTCATAAGGGGTATGAAGAAGTCCATGTGCCAGCATTGAAACCTAGGCCATATGGAACTGGAGAGAAGATTGTGAAGATATCTGATATCCCAGGGTGGGCACAACCGGCTTTTGCTGGAATGCAGCAGCTGAACAGGGTCCAGAGCAAGGTTTATGATACTGCCCTTTTCAAACCAGACAACATCCTTCTCTGTGCTCCAACTGGTGCTGGTAAAACCAATGTGGCTGTGCTTACAATTCTTCACCAGATTGGTTTGCATATGAAGGATGGTGAGTTTGATAATAGCAAGTACAAAATTGTCTATGTGGCCCCAATGAAAGCTCTGGTTGCTGAAGTTGTTGGAAACTTGTCGGCACGGCTTAAAGACTTCAATGTTAATGTTAGGGAGCTCAGTGGAGACCAGAACCTGACAAAACAACAGATTGATGATACACAGATCATCGTCACCACACCTGAGAAGTGGGATATTGTCACGAGGAAATCTGGGGACAGAACATACACTCAAATGGTAAAGCTTCTGATCATAGATGAGATCCATCTGCTTCATGACAACAGAGGGCCTGTCCTGGAGAGTATTGTTTCTAGAACAGTACGGCAGATTGAGACGACCAAGGAACATATTCGCCTAGTTGGCCTCTCTGCAACTCTTCCAAACTATGAAGATGTTGCTGTATTCCTGCGTGTTCGCTCTGAGGGTCTCTTCCATTTTGATAACAGTTACCGGCCTTGCCCTCTTGCTCAGCAGTACATTGGGATCACTGTGAGGAAGCCACTGCAGAGGTTTCAGTTGATGAATGAGATCTGTTATGAGAAAGTAATGGCTTCTGCTGGTAAGCATCAAGTGCTTATTTTTGTGCACTCCAGGAAGGAGACATCGAAAACTGCTAGGGCCATCAGAGACACTGCCTTGGCGAATGATACATTGACTCGCTTTCTGAAGGATGAGAGTGCAAGCCAGGAGATCCTTGGCAGTCATACAGATATTGTCAAAAGCAGTGATCTTAAAGACCTTTTGCCGTATGGGTTTGCTATTCATCATGCTGGGATGGCAAGGGTAGACCGTGAACTTGTTGAGGAACTTTTTGCTGATAAGCATATACAGGTCCTTGTTTCGACAGCCACCCTTGCTTGGGGTGTCAACTTGCCTGCACATACTGTTATTATAAAGGGCACACAGATTTATAATCCGGAAAAAGGTGCTTGGACAGAATTAAGTCCTCTGGATGTCATGCAGATGCTTGGTCGTGCAGGTAGGCCTCAGTATGACACACACGGAGAGGGAATAATCTTAACTGGCCACAGTGAATTGCAATACTACCTCTCCCTTATGAATCAACAGCTGCCTATCGAGAGTCAGTTCGTATCCAAGTTGGCAGATCAGTTAAATGCAGAGATTGTTCTGGGTACTATTCAGAATGCTCGGGAAGCATGCTCTTGGCTTGGCTACACTTATCTCTACATCCGGATGCTGCGGAATCCAACGCTGTATGGCTTACCAGCAGATATCATGGAGACGGACAAAACGCTAGATGAGAGGAGAGCTGACTTG GTGCACTCTGCTGCAAATTTGCTGGATAGGAATAATTTGATAAAGTACGACAGGAAAACAGGATACTTTCAGGTTACGGACCTTGGAAGGATTGCCAGTTATTACTACATTAGTCATGGGACTATTTCGACATACAATGAATATCTGAAGCCCACGATGGGTGATATTGAGCTGTGTCGATTGTTCTCTCTGAGTGAAGAGTTTAAGTATGTTAGTGTCAGACAAGATGAGAAGATGGAGCTGGCAAAGCTTTTGGATCGTGTGCCAATTCCTGTAAAAGAGAGTTTGGAGGAGCCCAGTGCAAAGATCAATGTGCTGTTGCAAGCATATATATCTAGGTTGAAACTGGAGGGCCTCTCCCTTGGTTCTGATATGGTCTACATCAGACAG AGTGCTGGCCGACTTCTACGAGCGCTTTTTGAGATAGTTCTGAAGAGGGGATGGGCTCAGTTAGCAGAGAAGGCTCTGAATCTTTGCAAGATGATTGATAAGCAGATGTGGAGTGTCCAAACACCCTTGCGCCAGTTTCCTGGTATTCCAAAGGAAATTCTGATGAAACTGGAGAAAAAAGAATTGGCCTGGGAGAGGTACTATGACCTATCATCGCAGGAAATCGGTGAACTAATCCGGTTTCAAAAGATGGGGAAGCAGCTGCACAGGTGCATCCACCAGTTGCCGAAGTTGAACCTTTCTGCCCATGTTCAACCCATTACTCGCACGGTTTTAGGTTTCGAACTGACTATAACACCTGATTTCCTATGGGATGATAAGGTACATGGATATGTTGAGCCATTTTGGGTTATAGTCGAGGACAATGATGGAGAGTACATTCTTCACCATGAGTACTTCATGCTTAAGAAACAATATGTGGATGAAGATCACACACTTCACTTTACAGTGCCAATATATGAGCCACTGCCTCCTCAGTATTTTATACGTGTTGTATCTGACAAGTGGCTTGGTTCTCAGACGATTCTCCCTGTTTGCTTTAGGCACTTGATTCTTCCAGAAAAATATGCTCcaccaactgaattgcttgatcTGCAGCCACTACCCGTCactgcattgaggaatgcacgaTATGAAGGTCTTTATAGTGCTTTTAAACATTTCAACCCCATCCAGACTCAAGTGTTCACTGTCTTGTATAATAGTGACGACAGTGTATTGGTTGCTGCACCAACTGGTAGTGGGAAGACTATATGTGCGGAATTTGCTATACTAAGGAACCATCAGAAGGCTGTATCTGGGGAAACCAACATGCGTGTTGTGTATATAGCACCTATTGAAGCTCTGGCCAAAGAAAGATACAGAGACTGGTCAAAGAAATTTGGTGAATTTGCCCGTGTGGTTGAGCTAACAGGCGAAACTGCTGCTGATTTGAAACTTCTTGACAAAGGGGAGATCATTATCAGTACTCCTGAAAAGTGGGATGCACTTTCTCGCCGGTGGAAGCAGCGGAAACCTGTCCAGCAAGTCAGCTTATTTATTGTTGATGAGCTTCATCTAATTGGATCTGAGAAGGGACATGTTCTGGAAATAGTTGTCTCTCGGATGAGGCGTATTTCAAGTCATATTGGCAGTAACATCCGGATTGTGGCGCTTTCAGCGTCACTTGGAAATGCTAAAGATCTTGGAGAATGGATTGGTGCTACTGCTCATGGTCTTTTCAACTTCCCCCCAGCAGTGCGGCCAGTCCCGTTGGAAATACACATCCAGGGTGTGGATATAGCAAATTTTGAGGCAAGAATGCAAGCAATGGCAAAGCCAACATACACTGCCATCACACAACATGCAAAGAGTGGTAAGCCTGCCCTTGTGTTTGTGCCGACACGGAAGCATGCAAGGTTGACTGCATTGGATTTGTGTGCATACTCGAGTGCTGAGGGTGGCGGTACACCGTTCCTTCTTGGGTCCCAGGATGAGATGGATACTTTCATTGGAGGTGTCAATGAAGAAACACTTAAAAATACGCTGAGATGTGGTGTGGGCTACTTGCATGAGGGCCTTAGTGACCTTGACCAGGAACTTGTGACTCAGCTGTTTCTTGGTGGGAGGATCCAAGTGTGTGTTGCAAGCAGCACGATGTGCTGGGGCAGATCATTGCCTGCTCATTTGGTTGTTGTGATGGGAACCCAGTATTATGATGGCCGGGAGAGTGCTCATACTGATTATCCAATCACTGATCTGCTACAGATGATGGGTCATGCTAGCAGGCCTCTTCAAGATAACTCAGGGAAATGTGTTATATTGTGCCATGCACCTCGGAAGGAATACTACAAGAAGTTCCTATTTGAGGCCTTCCCTGTGGAGAGTCATCTCCACCATTTCTTGCATGATCATATGAATGCCGAGGTTGTTGTGGGTGTTGTAGAAAACAAACAAGATGCAGTGGACTATCTTACTTGGACTTTCATGTACAGGCGGCTGAACAAGAACCCCAACTACTACAACCTGCAGGGTGTAAGTCACAGGCATCTGTCAGATCATCTTTCTGAGCTAATCGAGACAGTGTTGAATGACCTGGAGTCAAGCAAGTGCGTGGCTGTAGAGGAGGATATGTACCTGAAGCCGCTCAACCTTGGTCTCATTGCTGCGTACTACTACATCAGCTACACTACCATTGAACGGTTCAGTTCAATGCTAACTCAGAAGACCAAGATGAAAGGTCTCCTCGAAATTCTAGCTTCAGCATCAGAATATGCAGAGCTTCCAAGTCGCCCAGGCGAAGAGGAATACATTGAGAGGCTAGTCCGTCACCAGAGGTTTTCTATTGACAAACCCAAGTATGGTGATCCACATGTCAAGGCGAACGCCCTGCTGCAATCCCACTTTGCAAGGCACACGGTGGTAGGGAACCTGGCAGCCGACCAGCGCGAGATCCTCCTTTCTGCCCATAGGCTGCTCCTGGCAATGGTTGATGTCATCTCTAGCAGTGGATGGCTCACTCTGGCTCTGAATGCAATGGAGCTGAGCCAGATGGTGACTCAAGGCATGTGGGATCGTGATTCTGTGCTGCTCCAACTTCCACACTTCACCAGGGACCTGGCCCGGAGATGCCAGGAAAATGAAGCGAAGCCCATCGAGAGCATCTTTGATCTGGCTGAGATGAGCATTGATGAGATGCGGGACCTGCTGCAGCTGTCAAACTCTGAGCTGCAGGACGTGGTCCAGTTCTTCAAGCGGTTCCCCAACGTCGACATGACATATGAAGTCCGTGAGGGCGACGACATAAGGGCCGGTGACAACGTGACCTTGCAGGTGACTCTGGAGCGTGACATGACCAACCTGCCGAACTCTGAGGTCGGGCCGGTGCACGCCCCCAGGTTCCCCAAGACCAAGGAGGAAGGGTGGTGGCTGGTGGTCGGCGACAGCTCCACGAAGCAGCTGCTGGCGATCAAGAGGGTCACCCTCCAGAAAAGGGCCCGTGTGAAGCTCGAGTTCACCGCTGCCGCGGAGCCAGGGAGCAAGGACTACATGATCTACCTGATGTCGGACTCCTACCTTGGCTGCGACCAGGAGTACGAGTTCACCGTCGATATCAAGGAAGCTGGAGGCGACTGA